One segment of Tachyglossus aculeatus isolate mTacAcu1 chromosome 16, mTacAcu1.pri, whole genome shotgun sequence DNA contains the following:
- the PHACTR4 gene encoding phosphatase and actin regulator 4 isoform X2, giving the protein MEDTFGEEADRPRPELGMGVDGGESGDTTPPTKRKSKFSGFGKIFKPWKWRKKRSDKFKETSEVLERKISMRKPREELVKRGVLLEDSEQGGEDSGKLGPTTVKNGHMVPLGPLGRLEDDAAAAVTLRKPSPAPEPRKRPGSSGSRPNSEVEPGLEHAPKQPLLLPKRPLSASHETSDGPVKDAPSAGSAPRPVATSSSASSSASSASSSSTSCPAPAATTAASSLTAPTPAPRTLPAAPPCTPSNTTPSLPLTAPSKQPPVPPPKPANRNSNPSVAERLPAVPGGSLLCKPSPPLPPKRGVPATPAPLPAAPAPTSQRAPSDQRERERGSRPVSVPGPRVPPPSPSPPLPAHTSPEPPRAPLPYPQAPQEVPSVEPAPSPERPSEDQAVEVPKWKAELGFGEQLPGPPRLAHLPLHIRIQQALSSPLPATPPLEGSHRAHSLLFESSDSLREDNSSLGRAVSLPITIELLKVPDDEEEEEEPEEGRRTHPSSVHIGEVPCVTIIPKLLPQCLQEEEEDAGEEEQRESDSDSEGPVLYRDEEDEDESQNSALANKVKRKDTLALKLSRPSDPGPELISWPRKSKEEWNEIRHQIGNTLIRRLSQRPTAEELEQRNILQPNEADRQAEKREIKRRLTRKLSQRPTVAELLARKILRFNEYVEVTDAQDYDRRAEKPWTKLTPADKAAIRKELNEFKSSEMEVHEESKHFTRYHRP; this is encoded by the exons GGGAGGAAGCTGACCGACCCCGGCCGGAGCTGGGCATGGGCGTGGACGGCGGGGAGTCGGGGGACACCACGCCGCCCACCAAGAGGAAGAGCAAGTTCTCCGGCTTCGGCAAGATCTTCAAGCCGTGGAAATGGCGGAAAAAACGGAGTGACAAGTTCAAGGAGACTTCGGAAG TTTTAGAGAGGAAGATCTCCATGCGGAAGCCGAGAGAAGAGCTGGTCAAGAGGGGGGTGCTTTTGGAAGACTCCGAGCAGG GCGGCGAGGACTCGGGCAAGCTCGGCCCCACCACGGTGAAGAACGGCCACATGGTCCCCTTGGGCCCCCTGGGCCGGCTGGAAGATGACGCTGCCGCGGCAGTGACCCTCAggaagcccagcccagccccggagCCACGGAAAAGGCCag GCTCGTCTGGGAGTCGGCCCAATTCCGAAGTGGAGCCCGGACTGGAGCACGCCCCCAAgcagcctctcctcctgcccaaaaGACCTTTGTCCGCCTCTCATGAGACGAGCGACGGCCCAGTGAAGGACGCCCCCTCCGCGGGCAGCGCCCCGAGACCCGTGGCCACCTCCTCGTCTGCCTCCTCGTCCGCCTCCTCTGCCTCATCGTCTTCCACCTCCTGCCCAGCGCCTGCTGCCACCACTGCTGCCTCAAGCCTCACCGCCCCGACCCCGGCCCCCCGGACTCTGCCTGCCGCCCCTCCCTGCACCCCTTCCAACACCACCCCGAGCCTGCCGCTCACGGCCCCCTCCAAGCAGCCCCCTGTGCCTCCCCCAAAGCCGGCCAACAGGAACAGCAACCCCAGCGTCG CGGAACGATTACCAGCGGTTCCTGGCGGCTCACTGCTCTGCAAGCCGTCTCCACCCTTGCCGCCCAAGAGAGGCGTCCCGGCCACCCCAGCCCCGCTTCCGGCTGCCCCGGCCCCTACCTCCCAGCGAGCCCCAAgcgaccagagagagagagagcgcggcAGCAGGCCCGTCTCCGTCCCGGGGCCGCGAGTCCCTCCTCCGTCCCCTTCCCCACCGCTGCCCGCCCACACATCTCCCGAGCCCCCACGCGCCCCGCTCCCGTACCCCCAGGCTCCGCAAGAGGTGCCGTCGGTGgagccggccccctcccccgagCGTCCGTCGGAGGACCAGGCTGTGGAGGTCCCCAAGTGGAAGGCGGAGCTGGGCTTCGGGGAGCAGCTGCCCGGCCCGCCCCGCCTGGCACACCTCCCGCTGCACATCCGCATCCAGCAGGCCCTGAGCAGCCCCCTGCCAGCCACCCCGCCCCTGGAGGGCTCCCACCGGGCCCATTCCCTGCTCTTCGAGAGCAGCGACAGCCTCAGAGAGGACAACTCCTCCCTGGGCCGGGCCGTGTCCCTGCCCATCACCATCGAGCTGCTCAAAGT TCCagatgatgaggaagaggaagaggagcctgAGGAAGGCCGGCGAACTCATCCGTCATCGGTGCATATTGGAGAAGTGCCGTGTGTCACCATCATCCCCAAACTCCTACCACAGTGtctgcaagaggaggaggaggatgccggggaggaggagcagagggagagtgACTCTGATTCAGAGGGGCCTGTCCTGTACAGGGATGAGGAAGATGAAGATGAAAGCCAAAACA GTGCACTGGCCAACAAAGTGAAGAGGAAAGACACTCTGGCCCTGAAGCTGAGCAGGCCCAGTGACCCGGGCCCAGAGCTGATCTCCTGGCCCCGAAAGAGCAAGGAGGAATGGAATGAAATCCGGCACCAGATTGGCAACACGCTGATCCg GCGGCTGAGTCAGAGACCGACGGCAGAAGAGTTGGAGCAGAGGAACATACTTCAGC CCAACGAAGCCGACCGCCAGGCAGAGAAACGCGAGATTAAACGACGGCTCACCAGGAAG CTCAGCCAGAGGCCCACCGTGGCTGAGCTCCTGGCCAGGAAAATCCTGAGGTTTAACGAATACGTGGAAGTCACCGACGCCCAGGATTATGACCGGAGAGCTGAGAAGCCGTGGACAAAACTGACCCCGGCCGACAAG GCTGCCATCCGGAAGGAACTGAATGAGTTCAAGAGCTCAGAGATGGAGGTCCACGAAGAAAGCAAGCATTTCACACG CTACCACCGGCCATGA
- the PHACTR4 gene encoding phosphatase and actin regulator 4 isoform X1 gives MGVDGGESGDTTPPTKRKSKFSGFGKIFKPWKWRKKRSDKFKETSEVLERKISMRKPREELVKRGVLLEDSEQGGEDSGKLGPTTVKNGHMVPLGPLGRLEDDAAAAVTLRKPSPAPEPRKRPGSSGSRPNSEVEPGLEHAPKQPLLLPKRPLSASHETSDGPVKDAPSAGSAPRPVATSSSASSSASSASSSSTSCPAPAATTAASSLTAPTPAPRTLPAAPPCTPSNTTPSLPLTAPSKQPPVPPPKPANRNSNPSVAERLPAVPGGSLLCKPSPPLPPKRGVPATPAPLPAAPAPTSQRAPSDQRERERGSRPVSVPGPRVPPPSPSPPLPAHTSPEPPRAPLPYPQAPQEVPSVEPAPSPERPSEDQAVEVPKWKAELGFGEQLPGPPRLAHLPLHIRIQQALSSPLPATPPLEGSHRAHSLLFESSDSLREDNSSLGRAVSLPITIELLKVPDDEEEEEEPEEGRRTHPSSVHIGEVPCVTIIPKLLPQCLQEEEEDAGEEEQRESDSDSEGPVLYRDEEDEDESQNSALANKVKRKDTLALKLSRPSDPGPELISWPRKSKEEWNEIRHQIGNTLIRRLSQRPTAEELEQRNILQPNEADRQAEKREIKRRLTRKLSQRPTVAELLARKILRFNEYVEVTDAQDYDRRAEKPWTKLTPADKAAIRKELNEFKSSEMEVHEESKHFTRYHRP, from the exons ATGGGCGTGGACGGCGGGGAGTCGGGGGACACCACGCCGCCCACCAAGAGGAAGAGCAAGTTCTCCGGCTTCGGCAAGATCTTCAAGCCGTGGAAATGGCGGAAAAAACGGAGTGACAAGTTCAAGGAGACTTCGGAAG TTTTAGAGAGGAAGATCTCCATGCGGAAGCCGAGAGAAGAGCTGGTCAAGAGGGGGGTGCTTTTGGAAGACTCCGAGCAGG GCGGCGAGGACTCGGGCAAGCTCGGCCCCACCACGGTGAAGAACGGCCACATGGTCCCCTTGGGCCCCCTGGGCCGGCTGGAAGATGACGCTGCCGCGGCAGTGACCCTCAggaagcccagcccagccccggagCCACGGAAAAGGCCag GCTCGTCTGGGAGTCGGCCCAATTCCGAAGTGGAGCCCGGACTGGAGCACGCCCCCAAgcagcctctcctcctgcccaaaaGACCTTTGTCCGCCTCTCATGAGACGAGCGACGGCCCAGTGAAGGACGCCCCCTCCGCGGGCAGCGCCCCGAGACCCGTGGCCACCTCCTCGTCTGCCTCCTCGTCCGCCTCCTCTGCCTCATCGTCTTCCACCTCCTGCCCAGCGCCTGCTGCCACCACTGCTGCCTCAAGCCTCACCGCCCCGACCCCGGCCCCCCGGACTCTGCCTGCCGCCCCTCCCTGCACCCCTTCCAACACCACCCCGAGCCTGCCGCTCACGGCCCCCTCCAAGCAGCCCCCTGTGCCTCCCCCAAAGCCGGCCAACAGGAACAGCAACCCCAGCGTCG CGGAACGATTACCAGCGGTTCCTGGCGGCTCACTGCTCTGCAAGCCGTCTCCACCCTTGCCGCCCAAGAGAGGCGTCCCGGCCACCCCAGCCCCGCTTCCGGCTGCCCCGGCCCCTACCTCCCAGCGAGCCCCAAgcgaccagagagagagagagcgcggcAGCAGGCCCGTCTCCGTCCCGGGGCCGCGAGTCCCTCCTCCGTCCCCTTCCCCACCGCTGCCCGCCCACACATCTCCCGAGCCCCCACGCGCCCCGCTCCCGTACCCCCAGGCTCCGCAAGAGGTGCCGTCGGTGgagccggccccctcccccgagCGTCCGTCGGAGGACCAGGCTGTGGAGGTCCCCAAGTGGAAGGCGGAGCTGGGCTTCGGGGAGCAGCTGCCCGGCCCGCCCCGCCTGGCACACCTCCCGCTGCACATCCGCATCCAGCAGGCCCTGAGCAGCCCCCTGCCAGCCACCCCGCCCCTGGAGGGCTCCCACCGGGCCCATTCCCTGCTCTTCGAGAGCAGCGACAGCCTCAGAGAGGACAACTCCTCCCTGGGCCGGGCCGTGTCCCTGCCCATCACCATCGAGCTGCTCAAAGT TCCagatgatgaggaagaggaagaggagcctgAGGAAGGCCGGCGAACTCATCCGTCATCGGTGCATATTGGAGAAGTGCCGTGTGTCACCATCATCCCCAAACTCCTACCACAGTGtctgcaagaggaggaggaggatgccggggaggaggagcagagggagagtgACTCTGATTCAGAGGGGCCTGTCCTGTACAGGGATGAGGAAGATGAAGATGAAAGCCAAAACA GTGCACTGGCCAACAAAGTGAAGAGGAAAGACACTCTGGCCCTGAAGCTGAGCAGGCCCAGTGACCCGGGCCCAGAGCTGATCTCCTGGCCCCGAAAGAGCAAGGAGGAATGGAATGAAATCCGGCACCAGATTGGCAACACGCTGATCCg GCGGCTGAGTCAGAGACCGACGGCAGAAGAGTTGGAGCAGAGGAACATACTTCAGC CCAACGAAGCCGACCGCCAGGCAGAGAAACGCGAGATTAAACGACGGCTCACCAGGAAG CTCAGCCAGAGGCCCACCGTGGCTGAGCTCCTGGCCAGGAAAATCCTGAGGTTTAACGAATACGTGGAAGTCACCGACGCCCAGGATTATGACCGGAGAGCTGAGAAGCCGTGGACAAAACTGACCCCGGCCGACAAG GCTGCCATCCGGAAGGAACTGAATGAGTTCAAGAGCTCAGAGATGGAGGTCCACGAAGAAAGCAAGCATTTCACACG CTACCACCGGCCATGA